Proteins from one Microcoleus sp. FACHB-672 genomic window:
- a CDS encoding phosphatase PAP2 family protein, with protein sequence MRYKLLSLLSTIRIVGLLVAAFAMWGFVQIADEVLDKETQAIDTAILLALKRSHTPLLDQLMLGVTFLGEPTFLLVICLGLGVLLLILKRQTEATTLVIAAAGAVGLNYLLKVLFSRDRPALWDRVIDVGQYSFPSGHAMVSMVIYGLIGFLVANRFPRWRWLIVTLSIGLIAAIGLSRLYLGVHWPTDVVAGYSAGLVWLLTCILSLEVWSFYRSAAGENEDKSLTPD encoded by the coding sequence ATGCGTTATAAGCTTTTATCATTGCTCTCAACAATTCGGATTGTAGGACTGCTGGTTGCCGCCTTCGCGATGTGGGGTTTTGTCCAAATCGCTGATGAAGTGCTCGATAAGGAAACCCAAGCGATTGACACGGCAATTTTACTCGCTCTGAAGCGCTCCCACACTCCGCTGCTGGATCAATTGATGCTTGGTGTGACGTTTTTGGGGGAACCGACTTTTTTGCTGGTAATCTGTCTTGGCTTAGGAGTTTTGTTGCTAATCCTCAAGCGCCAGACGGAAGCTACAACTTTGGTGATTGCGGCAGCCGGCGCAGTTGGCTTAAATTATTTGCTTAAAGTTCTATTTTCCCGTGACAGGCCGGCTTTGTGGGATCGCGTGATTGATGTGGGTCAATACAGTTTCCCTAGCGGTCATGCAATGGTTTCGATGGTGATTTACGGTTTAATTGGGTTTTTGGTGGCAAATCGCTTTCCCCGGTGGCGCTGGTTGATTGTAACGCTAAGCATTGGGTTAATTGCGGCGATTGGGTTAAGCCGGCTTTATCTAGGCGTTCACTGGCCAACTGATGTGGTTGCAGGATATTCAGCCGGCTTGGTATGGCTGTTGACTTGTATTCTCAGTCTGGAAGTTTGGAGCTTTTATCGTTCTGCTGCCGGTGAAAATGAGGATAAATCTCTTACTCCAGATTAA
- a CDS encoding M23 family metallopeptidase, which yields MIPVSKKHFFIFLLTIALSSLPSCLGQQSTTIAKPAATSAPTITQSNAKPAATSAPTIAQSNRDFQLGIPIDCELGKDCFIMHHLDRDPGPEAVDFNCGRLTYDEHNGTDFAIPDEKTMAAGVAVKASAAGKVLRVRDGEPDRRVEDQTTKQAVEGKECGNGVVIEHANGWQTQYCHLRNGSVVAQAGTQVEKGAVLGMIGSSGLASFPHVHLSVRYQGKVVDPFVGPTDETGCKIEARPLWDQPIAYTPTGLIRAGFSTQPPKMNDLWEGRFTETTFPQDSPALLFWVHAYGVLKGDTQQVRIFAPDGKVIVDDKREINESNRVWMNYAGKRNNKERPLIPGVWRGEYQLMRGDRVLIDVKREVELQ from the coding sequence ATGATTCCAGTATCCAAAAAACATTTTTTTATCTTCCTTCTCACCATTGCGCTGTCCAGTCTGCCCAGCTGCCTTGGTCAACAGTCAACGACAATAGCAAAACCGGCAGCCACCTCAGCACCCACGATCACTCAATCCAATGCAAAACCGGCAGCCACCTCAGCACCCACTATCGCCCAATCGAATCGTGATTTCCAATTAGGTATCCCTATTGACTGCGAGCTTGGCAAAGATTGCTTTATCATGCACCATTTAGACCGCGATCCAGGCCCAGAAGCCGTAGATTTTAATTGCGGTCGCTTAACCTATGACGAGCACAATGGCACAGACTTTGCCATCCCCGACGAAAAGACGATGGCTGCCGGTGTTGCCGTCAAAGCCTCAGCAGCCGGTAAAGTGCTGCGAGTACGCGATGGAGAACCCGACCGGCGAGTTGAAGATCAGACGACCAAACAAGCTGTAGAAGGCAAAGAGTGTGGCAATGGTGTCGTAATCGAACACGCTAACGGTTGGCAAACTCAATACTGCCACCTCCGCAATGGTAGCGTGGTTGCCCAAGCGGGAACCCAGGTTGAAAAAGGCGCTGTATTGGGCATGATCGGCTCATCAGGCTTAGCTTCCTTCCCCCACGTACATCTTAGTGTTCGTTACCAAGGTAAAGTTGTAGACCCCTTTGTTGGGCCAACTGATGAAACCGGCTGCAAAATCGAGGCGCGCCCGTTATGGGATCAACCCATTGCTTATACACCCACCGGCCTGATCCGTGCCGGCTTTTCCACTCAACCCCCTAAAATGAATGATCTGTGGGAAGGACGCTTTACTGAGACAACGTTCCCACAAGATAGTCCTGCCTTATTATTTTGGGTGCACGCCTATGGCGTCCTCAAAGGAGATACTCAGCAAGTCCGGATATTTGCTCCTGATGGTAAAGTCATTGTGGACGACAAACGAGAGATTAATGAATCAAATCGGGTGTGGATGAACTATGCCGGTAAACGTAACAACAAAGAGCGTCCCTTGATTCCAGGCGTCTGGCGTGGCGAATATCAGTTGATGCGGGGTGATCGCGTATTAATTGATGTGAAGCGAGAAGTCGAACTCCAATAA
- a CDS encoding FIST signal transduction protein has protein sequence MKWTNALSTRSSLEAAVKEVVEQAQQSLDAPADLGLVFISSAFASEYSRLMPLLQEYLSVPALIGCGGGGIIGMNRQSTTQEIEGEPALSLTLAHLPGVTVRAFHIPNEDLPDLDSAPNTWVDLIGVEPADQPQFILLSDPFTSGINDLIEGLDFAYPGASKIGGLASGSGIGSGIGLFSNYRLHRDGTVGLALSGNIIMETIVAQGCRPIGQTYHVSAGERNVVLGLEEQAIGCAKSRTPLEVLRELIQSLNEEDRQLAQNSLFVGVARDEFKQELDRGDFLIRTLLGVDPKAGAIAIGDRVRPGQRIQFHLRDARTSAEDLEMLLERYQRQASSTGLPAGVGALMFSCVGRGEGLYGKANFDSQLFNQYLKNIPLSGFFCNGEIGPVCGSTFLHGYTSVFGICRQL, from the coding sequence ATGAAGTGGACAAACGCCTTATCAACCCGTTCTTCGTTGGAAGCGGCAGTCAAAGAAGTTGTAGAACAAGCGCAACAGTCGTTGGACGCACCGGCAGATTTAGGGCTGGTATTTATTTCATCGGCCTTTGCCAGTGAGTATTCCCGGCTAATGCCCTTACTCCAAGAGTATTTATCAGTGCCGGCCTTAATTGGCTGTGGCGGCGGCGGCATCATCGGCATGAACCGGCAAAGCACGACCCAAGAAATCGAAGGAGAACCCGCTCTGAGTCTGACTCTAGCGCATTTGCCTGGAGTAACCGTCCGGGCCTTTCATATCCCTAACGAAGACTTGCCCGACTTAGATAGCGCCCCAAATACCTGGGTCGATCTCATCGGCGTTGAGCCGGCAGATCAGCCTCAATTCATCCTCCTGTCAGATCCCTTCACGTCTGGCATTAATGATTTGATCGAAGGACTTGATTTTGCCTACCCCGGTGCCTCCAAAATTGGGGGTTTGGCCAGCGGCAGTGGCATTGGGTCCGGCATAGGATTGTTCTCTAACTATCGGCTGCACCGAGATGGCACTGTTGGCCTCGCCCTCAGCGGCAATATCATCATGGAAACCATCGTGGCCCAAGGATGCCGGCCCATTGGCCAAACTTACCATGTCAGTGCCGGTGAACGGAATGTCGTGCTAGGACTGGAGGAGCAAGCCATTGGGTGCGCTAAATCTCGAACCCCCTTAGAAGTGCTGCGCGAATTGATTCAAAGCCTCAACGAAGAAGACCGACAACTCGCCCAGAACTCCCTATTTGTTGGGGTAGCGCGGGATGAATTTAAACAAGAACTTGATCGCGGCGACTTCTTAATCCGGACTTTGCTAGGAGTAGACCCCAAAGCCGGTGCCATTGCCATTGGGGATCGCGTCAGACCCGGACAGCGCATTCAATTCCACCTCCGCGACGCCCGTACCTCAGCAGAAGACCTGGAAATGCTCCTAGAACGCTATCAGAGACAGGCTTCCTCAACAGGTCTTCCTGCCGGCGTCGGCGCTTTAATGTTCTCCTGTGTGGGGCGAGGAGAAGGGCTTTATGGCAAAGCCAATTTTGACTCCCAACTGTTCAACCAGTATCTCAAAAACATCCCGCTCAGTGGCTTCTTCTGCAATGGCGAAATAGGCCCTGTCTGCGGCAGCACCTTCTTGCACGGCTACACCTCAGTCTTTGGGATTTGCCGGCAGCTCTGA
- the atpC gene encoding ATP synthase F1 subunit epsilon produces MTLTVRVIAPGTTVWDATAQEVILPSTTGQLGILSGHAPLLTALDTGVMRVRPDKEWVAIALMGGFAEVENDEVTILVNGAQRGESINLEEARTAYNQAQTRVNQSQSGNRQEQIQAMQALKRARARFQAAGGMVQA; encoded by the coding sequence ATGACATTAACAGTTCGCGTAATTGCGCCCGGTACAACGGTTTGGGATGCCACCGCTCAAGAAGTCATTCTGCCAAGCACCACCGGCCAACTCGGTATTTTATCGGGACACGCTCCCCTGCTGACGGCTCTCGATACCGGCGTAATGCGAGTCCGTCCCGATAAAGAGTGGGTGGCAATTGCCTTGATGGGTGGCTTTGCAGAAGTTGAAAACGACGAGGTCACCATTCTGGTTAATGGCGCACAGCGGGGTGAGTCCATCAATCTTGAAGAAGCGCGTACAGCTTATAACCAAGCCCAAACCCGCGTCAATCAATCCCAGAGTGGCAACCGCCAAGAGCAAATTCAAGCCATGCAAGCACTGAAGCGCGCTCGCGCCCGCTTTCAAGCTGCCGGCGGCATGGTGCAAGCCTAA
- a CDS encoding DUF3177 family protein: MPAEPWFKSLVWIDYRLAVVFTIAIPLILLLWAFVQKSEAVVRLLIIYWRVASLLAITLYLMIASIPLSFVATVIARVLIPISLWFWVDINEEIDDQSSSPLKLAFTSWRWAITVYSALGALFQIPFLRCAVDKTALSSRFCQVWIDPPLLFKQYFHANTTVQFLGFLGVVGLLIYVVSLSYFVLVKLKLQGRSATGH; the protein is encoded by the coding sequence ATGCCTGCTGAACCTTGGTTTAAATCGTTAGTTTGGATAGATTACCGGCTGGCGGTTGTATTTACAATTGCAATCCCCTTGATTTTGCTACTTTGGGCATTTGTCCAAAAATCTGAGGCGGTTGTGCGGTTGCTAATTATTTACTGGCGGGTGGCTAGCTTGCTAGCGATTACGCTTTACTTAATGATTGCGTCGATCCCGCTTAGCTTTGTCGCCACGGTAATTGCTCGCGTCTTGATCCCCATATCTTTGTGGTTTTGGGTGGATATTAATGAAGAAATTGACGACCAATCCTCGTCACCTTTGAAGCTGGCTTTTACATCTTGGCGATGGGCGATTACGGTTTACAGTGCTTTGGGTGCGCTATTCCAAATTCCTTTCCTACGTTGTGCAGTAGATAAAACGGCACTGAGTAGCCGGTTTTGTCAAGTTTGGATCGATCCACCGTTGCTGTTTAAACAGTATTTCCACGCGAATACGACAGTCCAGTTTTTAGGCTTTCTAGGTGTTGTCGGTTTGTTGATTTACGTGGTGTCTCTGAGCTACTTTGTGCTGGTCAAGCTAAAATTGCAGGGGCGATCTGCGACGGGTCACTGA
- the atpD gene encoding F0F1 ATP synthase subunit beta, with protein sequence MVTTAEKTNVGYITQIIGPVVDVKFPNGKMPQIYNALIVTGKNAAGNEVSVTCEVQQLLGDNQVRAVSMKTTDGLVRGMEAMDTGAPISVPVGAGTLGRIFNVIGEPIDNQGPVNTEATSPIHRDAPAFTELETKPSVFETGIKVVDLLAPYRRGGKIGLFGGAGVGKTVIIQELINNIAKAHGGVSVFGGVGERTREGNDLYNEFKESGVINEKNLGESKVALVYGQMNEPPGARMRVGLSALTMAEYFRDVNKQDVLLFIDNIFRFVQAGSEVSALLGRMPSAVGYQPTLATEMGQLQERITSTTEGSITSIQAVYVPADDLTDPAPATTFAHLDATTVLSRALASKGIYPAVDPLDSTSTMLQPSVVGEDHYNTARTVQSTLQRYKELQDIIAILGLDELSEDDRLTVARARKIERFLSQPFFVAEIFTGAPGKYVKLADTIKGFKMILSGELDALPEQAFYLVGDINEAIAKAEKMKAEGK encoded by the coding sequence ATGGTCACCACCGCAGAAAAGACAAACGTAGGCTACATCACTCAAATCATTGGACCCGTTGTAGACGTTAAATTCCCCAACGGCAAGATGCCCCAAATCTACAACGCGCTGATCGTTACCGGCAAAAACGCAGCCGGCAATGAAGTTTCCGTCACCTGTGAAGTGCAACAATTGCTGGGCGACAACCAGGTGCGTGCCGTTTCCATGAAAACCACCGACGGCTTGGTGCGTGGCATGGAAGCAATGGATACCGGCGCACCCATCAGCGTACCCGTAGGTGCCGGCACCCTAGGTCGAATTTTTAACGTCATCGGCGAACCCATCGACAATCAAGGGCCGGTCAACACCGAAGCGACCTCTCCCATTCACCGTGACGCCCCAGCATTCACCGAATTAGAAACCAAGCCCTCCGTTTTTGAAACCGGCATCAAGGTTGTAGACTTGTTGGCTCCCTACCGGCGCGGCGGCAAAATCGGTCTGTTTGGCGGTGCCGGTGTTGGCAAAACCGTAATTATCCAAGAACTGATTAACAACATCGCCAAAGCACACGGCGGCGTATCCGTATTTGGCGGCGTAGGCGAACGCACTCGCGAAGGCAACGACCTTTACAACGAATTTAAAGAATCTGGCGTTATTAACGAAAAAAACCTCGGTGAATCCAAGGTTGCCCTCGTCTACGGCCAGATGAACGAGCCACCCGGAGCACGGATGCGCGTCGGTCTGTCTGCTTTGACAATGGCCGAATACTTCCGCGATGTCAACAAGCAAGACGTGCTGCTGTTCATCGACAACATCTTCCGCTTCGTGCAAGCCGGTTCTGAAGTGTCCGCACTCTTAGGCCGGATGCCTTCCGCCGTGGGATATCAGCCCACTCTAGCAACCGAAATGGGTCAATTGCAAGAGCGCATCACCTCCACCACCGAAGGTTCCATTACCTCCATTCAAGCCGTTTACGTGCCGGCAGATGACTTGACCGACCCCGCGCCGGCAACCACCTTTGCTCACTTAGACGCCACCACCGTGCTGTCTCGTGCGCTGGCATCCAAAGGGATTTACCCAGCCGTTGACCCCTTAGATTCCACCTCCACCATGTTGCAACCCAGCGTTGTGGGTGAGGATCACTACAACACGGCTCGTACGGTGCAATCAACCCTGCAACGTTATAAGGAACTTCAAGATATCATCGCCATCTTGGGCTTAGATGAATTGTCTGAAGACGACCGGCTCACGGTTGCTCGCGCTCGGAAGATTGAGCGGTTCTTGTCTCAACCCTTCTTCGTGGCAGAAATCTTCACCGGCGCTCCTGGCAAATATGTCAAGCTCGCAGACACCATCAAAGGATTTAAGATGATTCTGTCTGGTGAACTCGATGCACTGCCAGAACAAGCGTTTTACTTGGTTGGCGACATCAACGAAGCAATCGCCAAAGCCGAAAAAATGAAAGCCGAAGGCAAGTAA
- a CDS encoding MgtC/SapB family protein, which translates to MLAPNDWIGIIFRLGLAMLFGAGIGWERQLKGKPAGLRTHMLVSLGAAIFVIVPLQLGTAEDVSDTISRVMQGVSTGIGFLGAGEIISQSQQETGKFKIRGLTSAAAIWVSAALGVAAGCGLWQLGIIGVTLCLLILRIFKLLEK; encoded by the coding sequence GTGCTAGCCCCTAATGACTGGATCGGTATCATTTTCCGGCTCGGCCTTGCGATGCTTTTCGGTGCCGGCATTGGTTGGGAACGTCAACTCAAGGGAAAACCGGCGGGTTTAAGAACACATATGCTGGTTAGCCTCGGGGCCGCAATTTTTGTGATCGTCCCGCTCCAACTCGGAACCGCTGAAGATGTTTCCGACACTATCAGCCGGGTGATGCAGGGAGTCTCAACCGGCATAGGTTTTCTTGGGGCTGGGGAAATTATTAGCCAGTCTCAGCAGGAAACTGGAAAGTTTAAAATTCGTGGCTTAACCTCAGCGGCAGCAATTTGGGTTTCAGCGGCTTTGGGGGTTGCTGCCGGTTGTGGTCTATGGCAACTCGGAATAATCGGGGTCACCCTATGTTTATTGATTCTCAGAATATTTAAGCTACTAGAAAAGTGA
- a CDS encoding metallophosphoesterase family protein, whose amino-acid sequence MNLNFRFAVVSDPHIGLPHTIWDHPSRFHLVEVSIPALEIVFKHLAKLDLDFLLLPGDLTQHGEPENHAWLSDRLAQLPFPVYVVPGNHDVPQLLPNERSIGLADFPSYYLRQGYDNPQQLYYTREILPGVRLISLNSNQFDGEGKQLPFGRLDDEQMAWLKAVLSAADEPVVMVMVHHNVVEHLPGQSRHSLGRRYMLENAPALLELLRQAGAQLVFTGHLHVQDVAENHGIYDITTGSLVSYPHPYRVLQFQMDGQGQKQLKIETHRVDAVPDMPALPQQSREWMGERSYPFMMRLLTEAPLNLPPAQAEPLVASLRYFWADIAMGDAMFDFSDFPSPVRRYFEAFSATDSIDNHATLML is encoded by the coding sequence ATGAATCTAAATTTTCGCTTTGCGGTAGTCAGCGACCCCCACATTGGGCTTCCTCACACGATCTGGGATCATCCTAGCCGCTTTCATCTGGTAGAAGTCAGTATTCCGGCGCTGGAAATAGTCTTCAAGCATCTAGCTAAGCTCGATCTTGATTTTCTGTTGCTACCGGGGGACTTGACACAGCATGGTGAACCGGAGAATCATGCTTGGCTGTCTGATCGGCTCGCTCAACTGCCTTTTCCGGTTTACGTGGTGCCGGGAAATCATGATGTCCCGCAACTGCTGCCCAATGAGCGATCCATTGGTTTGGCAGATTTTCCAAGTTACTATCTGCGGCAAGGTTATGACAACCCCCAACAGCTTTATTACACTCGCGAAATTTTGCCGGGAGTGCGACTGATCAGTTTGAATTCTAACCAGTTTGATGGGGAAGGCAAACAACTGCCTTTCGGGCGTTTGGATGATGAGCAGATGGCGTGGCTGAAAGCGGTTTTAAGTGCTGCTGATGAGCCGGTGGTGATGGTGATGGTGCATCACAATGTTGTAGAGCATCTACCGGGGCAATCGCGCCATTCTTTAGGCCGGCGCTATATGCTGGAGAATGCACCGGCACTGTTAGAATTGCTGCGGCAAGCGGGGGCGCAGTTGGTATTTACCGGCCATTTGCACGTTCAGGATGTTGCGGAAAATCACGGAATCTACGATATCACGACCGGCTCTTTAGTTAGCTACCCGCACCCGTATCGAGTCTTGCAATTTCAAATGGACGGGCAAGGTCAAAAACAGTTGAAAATTGAAACTCATCGGGTGGATGCTGTTCCTGATATGCCGGCGCTGCCACAGCAATCGCGTGAGTGGATGGGTGAGCGCAGTTATCCTTTTATGATGCGACTTTTAACAGAAGCGCCTTTAAATTTACCGCCGGCGCAGGCAGAACCGTTGGTTGCCAGTCTGCGCTATTTTTGGGCAGATATTGCGATGGGCGATGCGATGTTTGATTTCTCTGATTTTCCTTCACCAGTGCGACGATATTTTGAAGCGTTTAGCGCGACTGACAGTATCGACAACCACGCCACGCTCATGCTTTAA
- a CDS encoding NAD(P)/FAD-dependent oxidoreductase, which translates to MKEILYLEIPTPDRDGVRRWLQEDFQPGTGEKLLTPDGIRVLFSQNQGGERGRGEKGESQTSLTASTLPSPTEELSVFIWSVQRTTYLKVFRWVEKPVVRESQLLEHLTAGLRQQFPHQYPEPPTVDLSQQSIFEALAPAYPQTVKYFQKFPNGEYDLKRVYWWEQRWREGVRNPQKPRQVVFSGKERDRGRGGERERSSPNSTYDLIYVGGALGVIHAAVMAKLGYRVLLLERLPFGRMNREWNISRNEIQSLIDLGLFTPIEVESIIAREYKDGFHKFFDANNPPIAKAPVLHTPKVLNVALDAEHLLRLCGEKLKSADGEIWDETEFIRADVEPAQVTVQTKHLPTGSERQATGRLLVDAMGTASPIAWQLNGGRAFDSVCPTVGAVIDSGFEPGVWDSQYGDVLNTHGDISRGRQLIWELFPAAGEELTVYLFHYHQVNPTNPGSLLEMYEDFFTILPEYRRCDMEKLVWKKATFGYIPGHFSMGSSDRKVAVDRLIAIGDAASLQSPLVFTGFGSLVRNLPRLTELLDTALKHDLLSAGHLNQIRAYQSNVSVTWLFSKGMMVPTGKFIRPQEINAILNTFFGILSQQKEVVAETFIKDRVDWLTFNRLALEAAWKNPFLLVWILNFVNLKDVLRWGGAYLSFTLESLNSWLWWWVPYFSRRVQPWLEPRYPALWLWLLAISYALTDGLGRPQKSAQLSAMGRERQVAKCEGEFL; encoded by the coding sequence ATGAAAGAAATCCTCTACTTGGAAATTCCAACCCCGGACAGAGATGGGGTAAGACGCTGGTTGCAAGAAGATTTTCAGCCAGGAACTGGGGAGAAACTGCTCACCCCTGACGGCATCCGAGTGCTGTTTTCCCAGAACCAAGGCGGGGAAAGGGGGAGAGGAGAAAAGGGAGAGAGTCAAACCTCTCTCACCGCCTCAACTTTGCCCTCACCAACTGAGGAACTGTCAGTCTTTATTTGGTCGGTACAGCGAACAACGTATTTGAAGGTGTTTCGCTGGGTAGAAAAGCCGGTAGTTCGAGAAAGCCAACTGTTGGAGCATCTGACTGCCGGCCTGAGACAGCAGTTCCCCCATCAATATCCAGAACCGCCGACGGTTGATCTGTCGCAGCAGTCTATCTTTGAGGCACTCGCACCGGCTTACCCACAAACCGTTAAATACTTTCAGAAATTCCCCAATGGTGAATATGACCTCAAGCGCGTCTACTGGTGGGAACAACGCTGGCGGGAGGGGGTGCGGAATCCCCAAAAACCGCGTCAGGTTGTGTTCTCTGGGAAAGAGAGGGACAGAGGAAGAGGAGGAGAACGAGAGCGATCTTCTCCAAACTCTACTTATGACCTAATCTATGTGGGGGGCGCTTTGGGCGTGATCCACGCAGCGGTAATGGCGAAGTTAGGCTACCGGGTGTTGCTACTGGAACGGCTGCCGTTTGGGCGAATGAATCGTGAGTGGAATATTTCCCGCAATGAGATTCAAAGCTTAATAGATTTGGGTTTGTTTACCCCGATTGAGGTAGAAAGTATAATCGCACGGGAATACAAAGATGGGTTTCACAAGTTTTTTGATGCCAATAATCCACCGATAGCAAAAGCGCCGGTTCTTCACACCCCGAAGGTGCTGAATGTAGCGCTGGATGCTGAACATCTGCTGCGCTTGTGTGGGGAAAAACTTAAATCTGCCGACGGTGAGATTTGGGATGAAACCGAGTTTATCCGGGCAGATGTAGAACCGGCTCAAGTTACAGTTCAAACCAAGCATTTGCCCACCGGCAGCGAACGGCAAGCAACAGGTCGTTTGCTGGTGGATGCGATGGGAACCGCTTCTCCCATTGCTTGGCAGCTCAACGGTGGGCGCGCATTTGACAGTGTATGCCCAACCGTAGGTGCAGTGATTGATAGCGGATTTGAGCCAGGGGTGTGGGATTCGCAGTATGGGGATGTGCTGAACACTCATGGGGATATCTCGCGAGGCCGGCAGCTGATTTGGGAGTTATTTCCGGCTGCCGGCGAGGAACTGACGGTTTATTTGTTCCACTACCATCAGGTAAACCCCACAAATCCAGGTTCCTTGCTGGAGATGTACGAGGACTTTTTCACGATTTTGCCAGAGTATCGCCGGTGCGATATGGAGAAGCTGGTTTGGAAAAAGGCAACGTTCGGTTACATTCCCGGCCATTTTAGTATGGGCAGCAGTGATCGCAAAGTGGCAGTGGATCGGCTGATTGCGATAGGCGATGCCGCATCTCTCCAATCTCCCCTTGTCTTCACCGGCTTTGGTTCTTTGGTTCGCAATTTGCCGCGCTTAACTGAACTGCTGGATACTGCACTCAAGCACGATCTCCTCAGTGCCGGTCATTTGAACCAAATTCGCGCCTATCAAAGCAACGTCTCTGTGACTTGGCTGTTTTCTAAAGGCATGATGGTGCCGACGGGTAAATTCATCCGACCCCAGGAGATTAATGCCATCTTGAATACCTTTTTCGGGATTCTATCCCAGCAAAAAGAAGTCGTAGCCGAGACGTTTATTAAAGACCGAGTCGATTGGCTGACGTTTAACCGGCTCGCCCTAGAAGCCGCTTGGAAAAATCCATTCCTTTTAGTATGGATTCTTAATTTTGTCAACCTCAAAGATGTGCTGCGCTGGGGAGGTGCCTACTTAAGCTTTACCCTTGAGTCTCTCAATAGCTGGCTGTGGTGGTGGGTGCCATACTTCAGCCGGCGGGTTCAGCCTTGGCTAGAACCGCGTTATCCTGCGCTTTGGCTGTGGCTCCTGGCTATTAGCTACGCGCTCACAGATGGCTTAGGGCGTCCTCAGAAGAGTGCTCAGCTCTCAGCGATGGGTAGGGAAAGGCAAGTCGCTAAGTGTGAAGGGGAGTTTTTATAG
- a CDS encoding ADP-ribosylglycohydrolase family protein has protein sequence MQPTSKILSGLMGLCVGDALGVPVEFTSRAERVKMPVTEMTGYGTYNQPPGTWSDDSSLTFCLANSLCAGFSLEAIGDAFGWWYSEGYWTPYGEVFDVGNTTRQAITNLQRGVLPLNAGLTSASNNGNGSLMRILPLSFYYKNLSFSELIERVHQVSRITHGHCRSQIACGIYTSIAINLLKRLDPKSAYLQGIKNIKSIYTQPVTVREINSHFHRVFSGNIETLSIDEIHSTGYVIHTLEAALWCLLNTSSYAESVLKAVNLGEDTDTTAAVTGGLAGIYYGLENIPKEWVAQIARKDDIVALATRLEAAINSSSKK, from the coding sequence ATGCAACCCACATCAAAAATCTTGTCGGGTTTAATGGGTTTATGTGTGGGCGATGCCTTGGGGGTGCCGGTGGAATTTACCAGCCGTGCTGAAAGGGTTAAGATGCCGGTGACAGAAATGACCGGCTATGGCACTTATAACCAACCACCCGGCACTTGGTCAGATGATAGTTCCCTGACATTTTGCTTAGCAAACTCTCTGTGTGCCGGCTTTTCTTTAGAGGCAATAGGCGATGCTTTCGGCTGGTGGTACAGCGAAGGTTACTGGACGCCTTACGGGGAAGTTTTTGACGTTGGCAACACCACCAGACAAGCAATTACAAACTTACAACGAGGCGTCCTGCCTCTCAATGCCGGCCTCACGAGTGCATCAAATAATGGCAATGGTTCATTGATGCGAATTCTTCCCCTATCATTTTATTATAAAAATCTCAGCTTTTCAGAATTAATTGAGCGAGTTCATCAAGTTTCTCGAATTACTCACGGACATTGTCGGTCACAAATAGCCTGCGGAATTTATACCAGTATTGCCATAAATTTATTAAAAAGATTAGATCCTAAATCTGCTTATCTGCAAGGCATCAAAAATATTAAATCAATTTATACGCAACCTGTAACCGTCCGAGAAATTAACTCTCATTTTCACCGAGTCTTCAGCGGTAACATAGAGACACTGTCAATTGATGAGATTCACTCAACTGGATATGTGATTCACACCCTAGAAGCGGCTTTGTGGTGTTTATTAAATACTTCTTCCTATGCCGAATCTGTGCTAAAAGCTGTGAATTTGGGCGAAGATACCGATACCACCGCAGCCGTCACCGGCGGTCTTGCCGGCATCTACTACGGCTTAGAAAATATCCCCAAAGAATGGGTCGCTCAAATAGCCAGAAAAGATGATATCGTTGCCTTAGCAACTCGCCTAGAAGCAGCCATTAATAGCTCTAGCAAAAAGTAA
- a CDS encoding Calvin cycle protein CP12, with translation MSNLEKQIEQEREQARAACDVNGATSGECAAAWDVVEELQAEASHQRQSKPKNSLEKYCDDNPDAAECRIYDE, from the coding sequence ATGAGCAACCTCGAGAAACAAATTGAACAAGAGCGCGAACAGGCTCGCGCCGCCTGTGATGTTAATGGCGCAACCTCCGGTGAGTGTGCGGCTGCATGGGATGTCGTTGAAGAACTGCAAGCTGAAGCCTCCCATCAACGTCAAAGTAAGCCGAAGAATTCCCTTGAGAAATACTGTGATGACAACCCTGATGCGGCTGAATGCCGAATCTATGACGAATAA